In Xanthomonas fragariae, the genomic window ATCCGCGCCATCTTGGCGACAATGGTTTCGATTTCCTCGATGTCGATCAGCTCCTTGCGCTTGTCTTCCGGCAACAGACGCTGACGCGCACCGGCTTCGTCGATCACGTCGATCGCCTTGTCCGGCAGTAACCGATCGCCGATGTGCTTGACCGACAGATCCACCGCCGCTTGCAGCGCGTCGTCGGCGTAAGTTACGCCGTGGTGCGCTTCGTACTTGGGCTTGAGGCCCTGCAGAATCTCGAACGTCTCACCGACAGTTGGCTCGACGATGTCGATCTTCTGGAAACGGCGTGCGAGCGCACGGTCCTTCTCGAAGATGCCGCGATATTCCTGGAACGTTGTCGAGCCAATGCAGCGCAACTCGCCCGACGACAGTGCCGGCTTGATCAGGTTGGAGGCGTCCATGGTCCCACCTGAAGCGGAACCGGCACCGATGATGGTGTGGATCTCATCGATGAACAGCACCGCGTTGGGCACCCTCTTCAGCGCACTCAGCACGCCCTTCAGGCGCTTTTCGAAATCGCCGCGGTACTTAGTGCCGGCGACCAGCGCGCCCAGGTCCAGCGAAAAGATCACCGCATCGGCTAGCACTTCCGGAACATCGTTGTCGACGATGCGCTTGGCCAAACCTTCGGCAATGGCGGTCTTGCCTACGCCAGCCTCGCCCACGTACAACGGGTTGTTCTTGCGACGACGGCACAGGACCTGGATGGTGCGTTCGATCTCATCGGCGCGACCGACCAACGGATCGATCCTGCCGTTACGGGCCTGCTCGTTCAGGTTGGTGGCGAACTCGGCAAGCGCATCGCCCTTCGTCTCGCCCTCCCCGCCTTCGCTCTTGGACTCGCCGTCCGGCGCAGACGACTGCTCACCATCGTCGCCCAGCTTGGCGATGCCGTGCGACAGGTAGTTGACGATATCCAGCCGGGTGATGTCCTGCTGATTCAGGAAGTACACCGCATGCGAGTCTTTTTCGCCGAAGATCGCAACCAGCACATTGGCACCGGTAACTTCCTTCTTGCCCGAGGACTGCACGTGATAGACAGCGCGCTGCAACACGCGCTGGAAGCCCAACGTAGGTTGCGTGTCGCGGCCATCGTCCTCAGCCAGACGCGAGACCGACGCCTCGATTGCCTGTTCCAGATCGTTGTGCAGACGCACCTGATCTGCGCCGCAAGCTTTGAGCACCGCCTGTGCGGAAGGGTTGTCCAGCAGCGAGAGCAGCAGGTGCTCGACGGTCATGAACTCGTGACGCGCCTCGCGTGCTCGCTTGTAGCACTGGCCGATTGTTTGTTCTAGGTCTTTGCTGAACATTGATAACTCCAAGCGGCTGTTGCCAACAATATGCGGCTTTTGTTGGGATTTTCCACACCCCTATCGGATAGGCATGTTCAGACGGCGTTAGCACGTGATCGCAGCCACACTGTTGCGCTGCTAGAATGATCACGCAAGCGCCTTTAGGCCTGTTCCATCGTGCAGAGCAGCGGATGCTGGTTCATGCGCGAAAACTCGTTGACCTGCGCCACTTTGGACTCTGCGACTTCGCGGCTGTACACCCCGCAAACGCCACGCCCACGTGTATGGACATGCAGCATGACCTGGGTCGCCTGTTCCAGGCTCAGATTGAAAAACTGTTCCAGA contains:
- the clpA gene encoding ATP-dependent Clp protease ATP-binding subunit ClpA, with product MFSKDLEQTIGQCYKRAREARHEFMTVEHLLLSLLDNPSAQAVLKACGADQVRLHNDLEQAIEASVSRLAEDDGRDTQPTLGFQRVLQRAVYHVQSSGKKEVTGANVLVAIFGEKDSHAVYFLNQQDITRLDIVNYLSHGIAKLGDDGEQSSAPDGESKSEGGEGETKGDALAEFATNLNEQARNGRIDPLVGRADEIERTIQVLCRRRKNNPLYVGEAGVGKTAIAEGLAKRIVDNDVPEVLADAVIFSLDLGALVAGTKYRGDFEKRLKGVLSALKRVPNAVLFIDEIHTIIGAGSASGGTMDASNLIKPALSSGELRCIGSTTFQEYRGIFEKDRALARRFQKIDIVEPTVGETFEILQGLKPKYEAHHGVTYADDALQAAVDLSVKHIGDRLLPDKAIDVIDEAGARQRLLPEDKRKELIDIEEIETIVAKMARIPAKQVSATDKDVLQHLERNLKMVIFGQNPAIETLAGSIKLARSGLANPEKPIGNFLFAGPTGVGKTEVTKQLALQLGIELVRFDMSEYMEAHSISRLIGAPPGYVGFDQGGLLTEKIVKTPHCVLLLDEVEKAHPDIFNILLQVMDRGILTDTNGREANFKNVILVMTTNAGATQASRRSIGFTKQDHSTDAMESIRRGFTPEFRNRLDAIVQFQPLAFDHILRVVDKFIIELEMLLQEKHVSLSATPTARDWLAQHGFDPLMGARPMSRVIQEKIKRPLADELLFGKLVEGGRVNIDVKDGELVVEAHPEPERLLPATVD
- the clpS gene encoding ATP-dependent Clp protease adapter ClpS, which gives rise to MPRNTSHEHDHGLMVEASKPEVAPPPRYQVLLLNDDYTPMDFVVTVLEQFFNLSLEQATQVMLHVHTRGRGVCGVYSREVAESKVAQVNEFSRMNQHPLLCTMEQA